The following proteins are encoded in a genomic region of Halomicrobium zhouii:
- a CDS encoding DoxX family protein, with amino-acid sequence MTDADAAGSPPSALGRALYAGILAYMAVDGFRNNDKRVAIAEEKGVPMAAVSVPFVTGMLLVANLGILLWKFPRASAGALVVFFLGTTPAIHDFWTMEGQERQANKINFLKNVALLGGAVILLDEASKRGE; translated from the coding sequence GTGACCGACGCCGACGCGGCCGGGAGTCCGCCGTCCGCACTGGGCCGGGCGCTGTACGCCGGTATCCTCGCGTACATGGCCGTCGACGGGTTCCGGAACAACGACAAGCGCGTCGCCATCGCCGAGGAGAAGGGCGTCCCGATGGCGGCCGTCTCCGTCCCGTTCGTCACCGGCATGCTGCTGGTCGCCAACCTCGGTATTCTGCTCTGGAAGTTCCCGCGGGCCTCGGCCGGCGCGCTGGTCGTGTTCTTCCTCGGGACGACGCCGGCCATCCACGACTTCTGGACGATGGAGGGACAGGAACGCCAGGCGAACAAGATCAACTTCCTCAAGAACGTCGCGCTGCTGGGCGGCGCGGTCATCCTGCTGGACGAGGCAAGCAAGCGGGGAGAGTAG
- a CDS encoding COG1361 family protein — translation MTRSRTLRVLVVCAVLVGAGVAATAVVAAQTDVQISSVSVTSNETVTGEPVTLETTVSNLQSSNGSVYITDIYLRTSGDASTRQRIEDVGSVPPGGSVTIPLTTTFEKAGEKRLTAHVVVRDQDGNHNSYEYPVYVDVEDPVVKADISTRTAGNQSGATEVSLTNFGNTELSDVEIAASADGEEFDRNFLFDVAPGSSQTTTFDTENVSSDRVTFTATYTAAGQSHTTEETVNLQNVKQVDGEIRLTGVETTRTGSRVTVEGDAANIGSTDTESVLVSIPNASGVRPVAPSGEYFIGAIEASEFATFELTGEVDAGTSTVPIEITYIVDGERVTTTQDVNVGSGGGAGAATGGDGQPGGEGQNPASGTGGPDEQPSSSGLPLLPIGVVLVILAVAGVAVFLWRR, via the coding sequence ATGACCAGGTCCCGAACCCTGCGAGTACTCGTCGTCTGCGCCGTGCTCGTCGGCGCGGGGGTCGCCGCGACGGCCGTCGTGGCCGCCCAGACCGACGTCCAGATCTCGTCGGTGTCGGTGACGTCGAACGAGACCGTGACGGGCGAGCCCGTCACCCTGGAGACGACGGTGTCGAACCTCCAGAGCAGTAACGGGAGCGTCTACATCACCGACATCTACCTCCGGACGTCGGGCGATGCCAGCACCCGACAACGGATCGAGGACGTCGGGTCGGTCCCGCCGGGCGGCTCGGTCACCATCCCGCTGACGACGACCTTCGAGAAGGCCGGCGAGAAGCGCCTCACCGCCCACGTCGTCGTCCGGGACCAGGACGGGAACCACAACTCCTACGAGTACCCGGTGTACGTCGACGTCGAGGACCCGGTCGTCAAGGCGGATATCTCGACGCGGACGGCGGGCAACCAGTCGGGGGCCACCGAGGTCTCGCTGACGAACTTCGGCAACACGGAGCTGTCGGACGTCGAGATCGCAGCGAGCGCGGACGGCGAGGAATTCGACCGGAACTTCCTGTTCGACGTGGCGCCGGGATCGAGCCAGACCACCACGTTCGACACGGAGAACGTCTCGTCCGACCGGGTCACGTTCACGGCGACCTACACGGCGGCGGGCCAGAGCCACACCACCGAAGAGACGGTCAACCTGCAGAACGTCAAGCAGGTCGACGGCGAGATTCGGCTGACCGGCGTCGAGACGACGCGCACCGGGTCGCGTGTCACCGTCGAGGGTGACGCCGCGAACATCGGGAGCACCGACACCGAGTCCGTGCTCGTCAGCATCCCGAACGCCAGCGGCGTGCGCCCCGTGGCGCCGTCGGGCGAGTACTTCATCGGCGCCATCGAGGCCAGCGAGTTCGCGACCTTCGAGCTGACCGGTGAGGTCGACGCCGGGACGTCGACGGTCCCGATCGAGATCACCTACATCGTCGACGGCGAGCGTGTGACCACGACGCAGGACGTCAACGTCGGGTCCGGCGGTGGGGCCGGCGCCGCCACCGGTGGTGACGGGCAGCCCGGCGGCGAGGGGCAGAACCCCGCCAGCGGGACCGGCGGACCGGACGAACAGCCCAGCTCGAGCGGCCTCCCGCTGCTTCCCATCGGCGTCGTCCTCGTGATCCTCGCGGTGGCCGGCGTCGCGGTGTTCCTCTGGCGACGATGA
- a CDS encoding ABC transporter ATP-binding protein produces MNVIELEDVVKRYKSGEEIIEALKGVDFQADRGEMVTVIGPSGSGKSTMLNIIGLLDTPTEGTVRLDGRNVTDFSEDELTEERRSGIGFVFQDFHLLPMLTATENVELPSMWDTSVDRHDRAIDLLERVGLGDRLDHTPKQLSGGQKQRVAIARALINEPDILLADEPTGNLDQDTGETILEELTRLKEEEDVAIVAVTHDEQMLEYTDSTVRIVDGVIQEVVPA; encoded by the coding sequence ATGAACGTCATCGAACTCGAGGACGTCGTCAAGCGCTACAAGAGCGGCGAGGAGATAATCGAGGCGCTGAAGGGCGTCGATTTCCAGGCCGACCGCGGCGAGATGGTCACCGTGATCGGACCGTCCGGCTCCGGGAAGAGCACGATGCTCAACATCATCGGCCTGCTGGACACGCCGACAGAGGGGACGGTCCGGCTCGACGGCCGGAACGTGACCGACTTCAGCGAGGACGAACTCACCGAGGAGCGCCGGTCGGGCATCGGCTTCGTCTTCCAAGACTTCCACCTGCTGCCGATGCTCACCGCGACCGAGAACGTCGAACTGCCCTCGATGTGGGACACCAGCGTCGACCGGCACGACCGGGCCATCGACCTGCTGGAGCGGGTCGGCCTCGGCGACCGGCTCGACCACACGCCGAAACAGCTCTCCGGCGGCCAGAAACAGCGCGTCGCCATCGCTCGCGCGCTCATCAACGAACCCGACATCCTGCTGGCCGACGAGCCGACGGGGAACCTCGACCAGGACACCGGCGAGACCATCCTCGAGGAGCTGACCCGACTGAAAGAGGAGGAGGACGTCGCCATCGTCGCGGTCACGCACGACGAGCAGATGCTCGAGTACACCGACAGCACGGTCCGTATCGTCGACGGCGTGATCCAGGAGGTGGTCCCCGCGTGA
- a CDS encoding ABC transporter permease, which yields MSVADVLWRFPSALMAWRNLGRNRVRTGLAALGIVIGVIAIASLGMAGAAIQQQATTDLGGLASEVTVRIGEDSETDGLTDDQVAEMRAIAGDAPVVPQKTNSTRLTSRSGEEVFVSVTAVEQANVLYNVTTGDSPDRLESGALISASTAEQLGLEIGDPVEYDGRLYRIRGLIGSSQGFGGGGNELVLPLSALSDQQYYDSVTIEASDGDQATAISDGLEERFNEGDEEVISVTNFASVQENIDSFLNTLNLALLGIGSISLVVASVAILNVMLMSTIERRGEIGVLRAVGIRRGEVLRMILTEAAFLGVIGGLVGALVSLGVGMLMFDLIADDALLVFGWSSFRYLFYGFGFAVFASLLSGLYPAWKAANDRPVDALRG from the coding sequence GTGAGCGTCGCGGACGTCCTCTGGCGGTTCCCCAGCGCCCTGATGGCCTGGCGCAACCTCGGCCGGAACCGGGTCCGGACGGGACTGGCCGCGCTCGGCATCGTCATCGGCGTCATCGCCATCGCGTCGCTCGGCATGGCGGGCGCCGCCATCCAGCAGCAGGCGACGACGGACCTGGGTGGCCTGGCGAGCGAGGTAACGGTCCGGATCGGCGAGGACAGCGAGACCGACGGGCTGACCGACGACCAGGTCGCCGAGATGCGAGCTATCGCCGGCGACGCGCCCGTCGTTCCCCAGAAGACCAACTCGACGAGGCTCACCTCCCGGAGCGGCGAGGAGGTGTTCGTGAGCGTCACCGCGGTAGAGCAGGCGAACGTGCTGTACAACGTGACGACGGGGGACTCGCCCGACCGCCTGGAGTCCGGCGCGCTGATCAGCGCCAGTACGGCCGAACAGCTCGGGCTCGAGATCGGCGACCCCGTCGAGTACGACGGCCGCCTCTACCGCATCCGCGGGCTCATCGGTTCGAGCCAGGGGTTCGGGGGCGGCGGCAACGAACTCGTGTTGCCGCTCTCGGCGCTCTCCGACCAGCAGTACTACGACTCGGTGACGATCGAGGCGTCGGACGGCGACCAGGCCACCGCCATCTCGGACGGCCTCGAGGAGCGGTTCAACGAGGGGGACGAAGAGGTGATCAGCGTCACCAACTTCGCCAGCGTCCAGGAGAACATCGACTCGTTCCTGAACACGCTCAACCTGGCGCTGCTGGGGATCGGATCGATATCGCTGGTCGTCGCGAGCGTGGCTATCCTCAACGTCATGCTAATGAGCACGATCGAACGCCGGGGTGAGATCGGCGTCCTCCGGGCCGTCGGGATCCGTCGCGGCGAGGTCCTCCGGATGATCCTCACCGAGGCCGCCTTCCTGGGCGTCATCGGCGGGCTGGTCGGCGCCCTCGTCTCGCTCGGCGTCGGCATGCTCATGTTCGATCTGATCGCCGACGACGCGTTGCTCGTGTTCGGCTGGTCCAGCTTCCGGTACCTCTTCTACGGCTTCGGGTTCGCGGTGTTCGCGAGCCTGCTGAGCGGGCTCTACCCGGCCTGGAAGGCAGCCAACGACCGCCCGGTCGACGCGCTCAGGGGCTGA
- a CDS encoding DUF5789 family protein, whose product MADNKSGRDKQADDEERRQRERAIETELERGDEPEPPVDEANLDDVESDLEAVSFPATGADVVAAIGDREVDATDESYAVAELVPDSDAETFAAPTDVRIRVQRPTIATAMKRVVEATDRLSGADLGRSQRDAYEKTFRELAAIDADDDDEGIRVIRDWIVEQIREKEKLPGSRAVRREAADFCRSNGYEVRDDEWLGV is encoded by the coding sequence ATGGCAGATAACAAATCGGGTCGAGACAAACAGGCCGACGACGAAGAGCGGCGCCAGCGGGAGCGTGCTATCGAAACCGAGCTGGAACGCGGCGACGAACCCGAGCCGCCGGTCGACGAGGCGAACCTCGACGACGTCGAGTCGGACCTCGAGGCGGTGTCGTTCCCGGCGACGGGGGCAGACGTCGTCGCGGCCATCGGCGACCGCGAGGTCGACGCGACCGACGAAAGCTACGCGGTCGCGGAGCTGGTCCCCGACTCGGACGCGGAGACGTTCGCGGCGCCCACCGACGTCCGGATCCGGGTCCAGCGACCGACGATCGCGACGGCCATGAAACGCGTCGTCGAAGCCACCGACCGACTGTCCGGCGCGGACCTCGGCAGGTCACAGCGCGACGCCTACGAGAAGACGTTCCGGGAACTCGCGGCAATCGACGCGGACGACGACGACGAGGGAATCCGGGTCATACGCGACTGGATCGTCGAGCAGATCCGCGAGAAGGAGAAGCTACCCGGATCCCGGGCAGTGCGCCGCGAAGCAGCGGATTTCTGCCGGTCGAACGGCTACGAGGTCCGGGACGACGAGTGGCTCGGCGTCTAG
- a CDS encoding HalOD1 output domain-containing protein, with the protein MIATYPNTELESLTFDRDSGTYRAEFDQQRTSASAAVTALLSAVRDCAPIELSPLYESVDPDALDSLTRVRSGTNGDVTVSFTVGEDEITVYSYGTVAVTSSNADGLERSTEQPALD; encoded by the coding sequence TTGATCGCCACTTATCCGAATACCGAACTGGAGTCGCTGACGTTCGACCGCGACTCGGGGACGTACAGGGCGGAGTTCGACCAGCAACGTACCTCTGCGAGTGCGGCAGTCACCGCGTTGCTGTCTGCGGTACGGGACTGCGCCCCGATCGAACTCTCACCGCTCTACGAGTCTGTCGACCCGGACGCCCTCGACTCGCTCACCCGGGTTCGGAGTGGCACCAACGGTGACGTCACGGTCTCGTTTACCGTCGGCGAGGACGAGATCACCGTGTACAGCTACGGGACGGTCGCAGTCACGTCTTCGAACGCCGATGGACTCGAACGCTCGACCGAACAGCCCGCGCTCGACTGA
- a CDS encoding helix-turn-helix domain-containing protein — MATVLEFTSPADEFPLGTIFENLPTVTVELERLIPHETMIIPYFWVRGADAVDVEAAFEAHAGVVDVERIDSVDSEYLMRAEWESEYFGILSALAEASVVVLTGVGTSDGWDFEVRGEDRAAISEFRTLCQEHDIPIEITAVHALLPVKGDGIELTDAQREALVLAYERGYFDSPRETTLDEMASELGISQQSLSSRLRRGHRRLIGGTLVNS, encoded by the coding sequence ATGGCGACTGTACTGGAGTTCACCAGCCCGGCCGACGAGTTCCCGCTGGGAACGATCTTCGAGAACCTGCCGACGGTAACAGTCGAACTGGAGCGGCTCATTCCCCACGAGACCATGATCATCCCGTACTTCTGGGTTCGTGGCGCGGACGCGGTCGACGTCGAAGCCGCCTTCGAGGCCCACGCCGGCGTCGTCGATGTCGAACGCATCGACAGCGTCGATAGCGAATATCTCATGCGTGCGGAGTGGGAGTCTGAGTACTTCGGCATCCTGAGTGCACTCGCCGAGGCGAGCGTCGTCGTTCTCACGGGCGTCGGGACCAGCGACGGCTGGGACTTCGAGGTTCGCGGGGAGGATCGGGCGGCGATCAGCGAGTTCCGAACGCTCTGCCAGGAACACGACATCCCTATCGAGATTACCGCCGTCCACGCGCTGCTCCCGGTCAAGGGCGACGGCATCGAACTGACGGACGCCCAGCGGGAGGCACTGGTGCTGGCGTACGAACGCGGCTACTTCGACTCACCCCGCGAGACGACGCTCGACGAGATGGCGTCTGAACTCGGGATCAGCCAGCAATCGCTCTCCTCGCGCCTCCGTCGCGGTCACCGACGCCTCATCGGCGGCACGCTGGTCAACTCGTAG
- a CDS encoding endo-1,4-beta-xylanase encodes MLAVVYLRAPAGNVTGEFYASNSNNISLWQPDIGAEWQRYYCPIEYASGSGQNVQFWLGFDQQTVDVGGFALLNFGQNAAYGDLPRGPQGTFVDPYYDHLTDDLSEMGLPSGEFVYGTSETAARNTFYETAGDFGSVSSIDVAAEGAPFAEARAYEITSSPANPWDVQLYATLPRAVSAGDVMLGVAYLRSPSDSPIAEFHAVDSNDSGNHNQGPTSPTISSEWTRYYFPIEFGTDSDADNAYVQFQLGFQQQTVEVGGVALIDFGQDADVNSLPSGVPGSGGGEDITEWPAVDDQYYSTLVDDLSAMELSPGKFVYANNEADTFAAYDVDMGEYGDKTRPLDVSGDGVPFSEAARFDVTQNPSNDYAISFKGEVPEQAISSGDVLLGVAYLRTPNNSRADVTYKTGYSADSSADFTVKNNPSVGQQWKRYYFPIEAGDASDPTAEGESWWTEFWLGADVQTVDIGGLALLYFSQDLSTSDLPVWEDERNENWEANADARIDSIRTTDFSVDVVDGDGNAVSDADVQVAMHEHEFDFGTALDAAHLVENTESGDTFREKIPHLFNTVVLENAHKWRFWEEEKYTADYGTQWAIENGLDVRGHVALWGDVSNWAVPMDVVRAMGVEFEDGNVTDPELDPEYVEERTHEHLEEIIQYYGDYIDDWEVANEHIHKPGLLAAIDGKDVDDAGLLETPDGDHAYLTADTLASWYQTARDAAPEGTSLAVNDYSVLTGNYGGKQTKYESQIEFLANQDAGLDIAGMQSHFSDESTTLSPVRLMETFNQYAQYDVDLRISELDMTDGDWSDEDKGTYFYQFLKMAFSHEAVAEFDVWGINDAYHWRDDAPFFDAEWNPKPALAKYKDLVFNQWWTNETGATDGEGSLAVSGAFKGEYAIIVTVDDEETTKYATVSDDTGTVEVDVSTSYEPPEEPDVDLMDAYRSSSDDDDDHDDSRSSSDSTATPTASPTPTATSTATEESTATPSPTPGGAPPAQETDESTATEVTDESGPGMGVASAVAGLIGVGRYLTRSTSEEEEN; translated from the coding sequence ATGCTCGCAGTTGTCTACCTCCGGGCCCCAGCGGGCAACGTCACGGGCGAATTCTACGCGTCCAACTCCAACAATATCTCGCTGTGGCAACCCGACATCGGGGCCGAGTGGCAGCGATACTATTGCCCAATTGAATATGCGAGCGGTTCCGGTCAGAACGTACAGTTCTGGCTCGGGTTCGACCAGCAAACCGTCGATGTCGGTGGGTTTGCACTCCTGAACTTCGGCCAGAATGCTGCTTACGGGGATCTCCCGCGTGGACCCCAAGGAACCTTCGTCGATCCGTACTACGACCACCTGACTGACGACCTGAGCGAGATGGGCCTTCCCTCGGGAGAGTTCGTCTACGGTACGAGCGAAACGGCTGCGCGAAACACCTTCTACGAGACAGCCGGAGACTTCGGCTCGGTCTCATCGATCGACGTGGCTGCGGAGGGCGCCCCCTTTGCGGAGGCGAGGGCGTACGAGATCACGTCGTCGCCTGCCAATCCCTGGGACGTTCAACTGTACGCTACGCTCCCTAGAGCGGTCTCTGCGGGCGACGTCATGCTGGGTGTCGCATACCTTCGCTCGCCGTCGGATAGTCCGATTGCCGAGTTCCACGCGGTCGACAGCAACGACAGCGGAAACCATAATCAGGGACCGACATCGCCGACGATTTCCTCCGAGTGGACGCGCTACTACTTCCCGATAGAATTCGGAACGGACTCCGATGCCGACAATGCATACGTCCAGTTCCAGCTCGGATTCCAGCAGCAGACAGTCGAGGTCGGCGGCGTCGCACTGATCGACTTCGGTCAAGATGCCGACGTCAACTCGCTCCCAAGTGGTGTTCCAGGCAGCGGCGGCGGCGAGGACATCACCGAGTGGCCGGCCGTCGACGACCAGTACTACTCGACGCTGGTCGACGACCTGAGCGCGATGGAACTCTCGCCAGGGAAGTTCGTCTACGCGAACAACGAAGCGGACACGTTCGCGGCGTACGACGTCGACATGGGCGAATACGGTGACAAGACGCGCCCGCTCGACGTCAGCGGCGATGGTGTCCCGTTCTCGGAGGCGGCCCGGTTCGACGTCACCCAGAACCCCAGCAACGATTACGCCATCTCCTTCAAGGGCGAGGTGCCTGAGCAAGCGATTTCGAGCGGGGACGTCCTGCTCGGTGTCGCGTACCTCCGGACGCCCAACAATTCACGCGCCGATGTCACCTACAAGACGGGGTACTCGGCCGATTCGTCCGCCGACTTCACCGTGAAGAACAATCCCTCGGTCGGCCAGCAGTGGAAACGGTACTACTTCCCGATCGAGGCTGGTGACGCGTCCGACCCGACGGCCGAGGGCGAGTCCTGGTGGACCGAGTTCTGGCTCGGTGCTGACGTCCAGACCGTCGACATCGGTGGCCTGGCACTGCTGTACTTCAGCCAGGACCTCTCGACCTCCGACCTGCCGGTCTGGGAGGACGAGCGAAACGAGAACTGGGAGGCGAACGCGGACGCACGCATCGACAGCATCCGCACGACCGACTTCTCGGTGGACGTCGTCGACGGCGACGGCAACGCCGTCTCCGACGCGGACGTCCAGGTCGCGATGCACGAACACGAGTTCGACTTCGGGACGGCGCTCGACGCCGCCCACCTCGTCGAGAACACGGAGTCCGGAGACACGTTCCGGGAGAAGATCCCACACCTGTTCAACACGGTCGTCCTCGAGAACGCGCACAAGTGGCGGTTCTGGGAGGAAGAGAAGTACACCGCCGACTACGGGACCCAGTGGGCCATCGAGAACGGACTCGACGTCCGCGGGCACGTGGCCCTGTGGGGCGACGTCAGCAACTGGGCGGTCCCGATGGACGTCGTGCGAGCGATGGGCGTAGAGTTCGAGGACGGCAACGTCACCGACCCCGAACTCGACCCCGAATACGTCGAAGAACGCACGCACGAGCACCTCGAGGAGATCATCCAGTATTACGGCGACTACATCGACGACTGGGAGGTCGCTAACGAACACATCCACAAGCCGGGCCTCCTGGCCGCCATCGACGGGAAAGACGTCGACGACGCGGGCCTGCTCGAAACGCCCGACGGCGACCACGCGTACCTCACCGCAGACACGCTGGCGTCGTGGTACCAGACCGCCCGCGACGCCGCGCCGGAGGGCACGTCGCTCGCGGTCAACGACTACAGCGTGCTGACCGGGAACTACGGCGGCAAGCAGACCAAGTACGAGTCCCAGATCGAATTCCTCGCGAACCAGGACGCGGGCCTCGACATCGCCGGGATGCAGTCGCACTTTAGCGACGAGTCCACCACGCTCTCGCCGGTCAGGCTCATGGAGACGTTCAACCAGTACGCCCAGTACGACGTGGACCTCCGGATTTCCGAGCTGGACATGACCGACGGCGACTGGTCGGACGAGGACAAGGGAACCTACTTCTACCAGTTCCTGAAGATGGCGTTCAGCCACGAAGCCGTCGCGGAGTTCGACGTGTGGGGGATAAACGACGCCTACCACTGGCGGGACGACGCGCCGTTCTTCGACGCCGAGTGGAACCCCAAGCCGGCGCTCGCGAAGTACAAAGACCTCGTGTTCAACCAGTGGTGGACGAACGAGACCGGCGCGACGGACGGCGAGGGCTCGCTCGCCGTCTCGGGAGCGTTCAAGGGCGAGTACGCGATCATCGTCACCGTCGACGACGAGGAGACGACGAAGTACGCAACGGTCTCCGACGACACGGGCACCGTCGAGGTCGACGTCTCGACGAGCTACGAGCCGCCTGAGGAGCCGGACGTCGACCTGATGGACGCGTACCGCTCCAGTTCCGACGACGACGATGACCACGACGATTCACGTTCCAGCTCCGACTCGACGGCGACGCCGACGGCGTCGCCAACCCCGACGGCGACGTCGACTGCCACCGAGGAATCGACTGCGACGCCGTCGCCGACTCCGGGCGGCGCGCCGCCGGCCCAGGAGACCGACGAATCGACCGCGACCGAGGTGACAGACGAGTCCGGCCCCGGCATGGGCGTCGCCTCGGCCGTCGCCGGCCTGATCGGCGTCGGTCGGTATCTGACCCGGTCGACGAGCGAGGAAGAGGAGAACTGA
- a CDS encoding orc1/cdc6 family replication initiation protein gives MNEGSDGGSGGDNLFSDVDAGGGNDVFANRELLNIDHVPDQNRIVGRDDHIRELANEVGPAVTGVPPNSVILYGKTGSGKSLVANHVMERARDEAERRGNRLATVTVDCAQAKGEADTIQTVADSVNRPGTGVKVPTRGISTNEYYNRLWEILDREYDAALITLDEVDRLGDDNVLMLLSRAREAGKVDVPIGIISISNKVNFREQMTERVKSSLGHNEFIFDPYDGEQLRQILENRKDAFQEGVLEPGVIPKTAALAAQRHGDARKAIRLLRHAGDYAKNNGVGEVREDHLELAQEQAEVERLKELIAGLPPHSKYVLYALANLTSKTPDDRDWFRTTVIYDVYRKVCESEGTDDLTTDTVRGLLSELAFLEVTESNQEHGGMGKGTYKEHRLLWEPSVVFKMDPDPARVDVDQ, from the coding sequence ATGAACGAGGGGAGCGACGGGGGATCCGGGGGTGACAACCTCTTCAGCGACGTGGACGCTGGCGGCGGGAACGACGTCTTCGCGAACCGTGAGCTACTGAACATCGACCACGTCCCGGACCAGAACCGGATCGTCGGTCGCGACGACCACATCCGGGAGCTGGCCAACGAGGTCGGTCCGGCCGTGACGGGCGTCCCGCCGAACTCCGTCATCCTGTACGGCAAGACCGGGTCGGGAAAGTCACTCGTCGCGAATCACGTCATGGAACGCGCTCGTGACGAGGCCGAGCGCCGTGGCAATCGCCTCGCGACTGTCACCGTCGATTGCGCGCAGGCAAAGGGAGAGGCGGACACCATCCAGACGGTCGCCGACAGCGTCAACCGCCCGGGCACCGGCGTCAAGGTGCCGACGCGCGGTATCTCGACCAACGAGTACTACAACCGACTCTGGGAGATCTTAGACCGCGAGTACGACGCCGCGCTGATCACGCTCGACGAAGTCGACCGGCTCGGCGACGACAACGTCCTGATGTTACTCTCACGTGCCCGCGAGGCCGGGAAAGTCGACGTCCCCATCGGTATCATCTCCATCTCGAACAAGGTCAACTTCCGCGAGCAGATGACCGAACGCGTCAAGAGCAGCCTCGGGCACAACGAGTTCATCTTCGACCCCTACGACGGCGAGCAGCTGCGCCAGATTCTCGAAAACCGCAAGGACGCGTTCCAGGAAGGGGTCCTGGAACCGGGCGTCATCCCGAAGACGGCGGCGCTCGCGGCCCAGCGACACGGGGACGCACGCAAAGCGATCCGCCTCCTTCGTCACGCCGGCGACTACGCCAAGAACAACGGCGTCGGCGAGGTCAGGGAGGACCACCTCGAACTCGCCCAGGAACAGGCCGAGGTCGAGCGTCTCAAAGAACTCATCGCCGGACTCCCACCCCACAGCAAGTACGTCCTCTACGCGCTCGCCAACCTCACGTCGAAGACGCCCGACGACCGCGACTGGTTCCGGACCACCGTCATCTACGACGTCTACCGGAAGGTCTGCGAGTCGGAGGGAACGGACGACCTGACGACCGACACGGTCCGCGGGCTCCTCAGCGAACTCGCCTTCCTCGAAGTCACCGAGTCGAACCAGGAACACGGCGGGATGGGGAAGGGGACGTACAAGGAACATCGGCTTCTCTGGGAGCCCAGCGTCGTCTTCAAGATGGACCCCGACCCCGCGCGCGTCGACGTCGATCAGTGA
- a CDS encoding orc1/cdc6 family replication initiation protein, translating into MSEGEEQVSVDDDQQSIQERLQAGTHKSVFRDKSLVEPDTIIDENRIVGRDDQLDDIITYLRPSIQGDRPPNMLLYGPSGTGKSLIINAVCEQIVEISDSNGQRFGVVEINCQTIKSHDRAVYKLVETAADSIGIDPGVPRKGISTDEKLDRLYELINDNFDSVIIILDEIDLLHGRRRGTDEEPAYSRLLYQLSRAEKLGKIEGCVSVAALTNDPGFMEDLDGRAESSFNPQDVAFPDYDANQLRSILRRRRDAFREDALKEDVIPLIAAFAAQSHGDARKAIDLFRKAGEIANRNDADVVTEPHARNAQEEFEKDRTLTQIEGLSTQKKLSLYATAAVQVYADEDIDSVPGTVGFAVYEYLTDLLDTDEKSRDTYLRYMNELDTYGMVTSERRSRGFGRGVHKEYTFTDDPDVVAETLREDSRLSDLEADEDLVRSVVNAQVADFLSK; encoded by the coding sequence ATGTCTGAGGGGGAGGAACAGGTCTCGGTCGACGACGACCAGCAGTCCATCCAGGAACGGCTCCAGGCCGGGACGCACAAGTCGGTGTTCCGGGACAAGAGCCTCGTCGAGCCCGACACCATCATCGACGAGAACCGCATCGTCGGCCGGGACGACCAGCTCGACGACATCATCACCTATCTCCGCCCCTCGATCCAGGGGGACCGGCCGCCAAACATGCTCCTGTACGGGCCATCCGGGACGGGGAAGTCGCTCATCATCAACGCCGTCTGCGAACAGATCGTCGAGATATCCGACTCGAACGGCCAGCGCTTCGGCGTCGTCGAGATCAACTGCCAGACGATCAAGTCTCACGATCGCGCGGTGTACAAGCTCGTGGAGACGGCCGCCGACAGCATCGGCATCGACCCCGGCGTCCCGCGCAAGGGCATCTCCACAGACGAGAAACTCGACCGGCTCTACGAGCTGATCAACGACAACTTCGACTCCGTCATCATCATCCTCGACGAGATCGACCTCCTCCACGGTCGTCGTCGCGGAACCGACGAGGAGCCCGCCTACTCCCGTCTCCTCTACCAGCTCTCGCGAGCGGAGAAACTCGGCAAGATAGAGGGCTGTGTCTCCGTCGCGGCGCTCACCAACGACCCGGGGTTCATGGAGGACCTGGACGGGCGCGCGGAGAGTTCGTTCAACCCCCAGGACGTCGCGTTCCCGGACTACGACGCCAACCAGCTCCGGTCGATCCTCCGGCGTCGGCGCGACGCGTTCCGCGAGGACGCGTTGAAGGAGGACGTCATCCCGCTCATCGCCGCGTTCGCGGCCCAGAGCCACGGCGACGCGCGGAAGGCCATCGACCTCTTCCGGAAGGCCGGCGAGATCGCGAACCGGAACGACGCCGACGTCGTCACCGAGCCCCACGCCCGGAACGCCCAGGAGGAGTTCGAGAAGGACCGGACGCTCACCCAGATCGAGGGCCTCTCGACCCAGAAGAAGCTCTCGCTGTACGCGACGGCGGCGGTGCAGGTGTACGCGGACGAGGACATCGACTCGGTCCCGGGGACCGTCGGCTTCGCGGTGTACGAGTACCTCACCGACCTGCTCGACACCGACGAGAAGTCCCGCGACACCTACCTGCGGTACATGAACGAACTCGACACCTATGGCATGGTCACGTCCGAACGGCGGAGTCGCGGGTTCGGCCGGGGCGTCCACAAGGAGTACACGTTCACCGACGACCCCGACGTCGTCGCCGAGACGCTTCGCGAGGACTCGCGTCTCTCCGACCTCGAGGCGGACGAGGACCTGGTTCGCTCCGTCGTCAACGCGCAGGTCGCGGACTTCCTCAGCAAGTGA